The DNA segment CGCTCATGTTGGCTTCGTCGGCAAGCGATTGAACAGTGATGGTTTGGTCGTACTCTTCATGCACTTTAGACAGTGCTTTAGCGACACGTGCGTAATGACCGTCATGATGGGCCAAATCAAACAGCACACGCCCTTCTGAACCTGTTAGGGCGCGGTAGACAATCTCGCTGACCATGACATCGCCCAATATATTGGCTTCAATGTCACAATGTAGAGTTTTGACCAATCGAGTAAAGCTCTCCAGCATTTGCTCTTCCATTCGCGCCGATTCTAAGCCGCTCGAATTCTGCTTGTGCTTGTTGCAGTAGCTCTCTAGAAAGCCTTGGTCTTCCAGCTTTTTGACTAAGCTATGCAAGCGCTGAGAATCGATGCTTATCGACAAACCAAGCAATGGCTCGCCATTTACAGGCAAGGCTTCACACTCCAATGGCATTGGCACGCCTACCACAAGATAATCACCAGCAGCGTAAGTAACGGGTCTGTCGCCAATGTAGATGTTCTTTTTGCCCTGCCCGAGCATGATAATACCCGACTGGTAAGTGAATGGCTGACGCTGATTCCCGCCACTGCTTCTATACAACCACACACCGCCAATTTCAGTTTCTCTGATCCCTTCAAGATCATCCCAACCTTTGTGTTCTACATAAGACTGTAACAACTGCGCGAGTGTTTTCATAAGTGGCGACTTTCCATTCCAAGTGCTAAGAGTAAGTAAGCTAAAGCAGAGAAAGAATATCAACTTTGTAGAAATAGGCAATTTATTTGGAGGATCAGCTCTTCATCACCCTAGATTACTGTACTAATATGCAAATATAGAAATTGAGCAATCAAATAAAATAACAAATTGAGCTTTACACAAGGAATCTCTAATGCAATTCACTTATGTTAACCCTACAGTTATCCACTTCGGCCAAGGCCAAATCAACGCTATCAGCCAAGCGGTTGATACTTCGAAGAAAGTACTAGTCATCTACGGTGGCGGTTCAATCAAAAGCAACGGTGTTTATGACCAAGTTGTCGCTTCTCTAAAGGATCACGCTTGGATTGAGTTCGCTGGTGTTGAAGCTAACCCAACGAAAGAGACGCTAGATAAAGCCGTCGCGCTTGTTAAAGAAGAAAACGTAGAGTTCATTGTCGCTGTTGGCGGTGGTTCAGTAATCGACGGTTCTAAGTACGTTG comes from the Vibrio splendidus genome and includes:
- a CDS encoding AraC family transcriptional regulator; translation: MKTLAQLLQSYVEHKGWDDLEGIRETEIGGVWLYRSSGGNQRQPFTYQSGIIMLGQGKKNIYIGDRPVTYAAGDYLVVGVPMPLECEALPVNGEPLLGLSISIDSQRLHSLVKKLEDQGFLESYCNKHKQNSSGLESARMEEQMLESFTRLVKTLHCDIEANILGDVMVSEIVYRALTGSEGRVLFDLAHHDGHYARVAKALSKVHEEYDQTITVQSLADEANMSVSAFHNAFRNVTFESPLQYLKKVRLNKAKELIQLEGLRISDAARRVGYSSPSQFSREFKRHFNTTPRAV